A genomic window from Fusarium oxysporum Fo47 chromosome X, complete sequence includes:
- a CDS encoding uncharacterized protein (expressed protein), which translates to MPGYKFIFSILAFWLLQNNFTICLSFCPVIHSVSLTCELAPFQRLPFCHRAKACRPPSAVNHGFRLFNWSTNPIDLYFTDLDICKIVQHEKLTHG; encoded by the coding sequence ATGCCTGGCTATAAGTTCATTTTCTCAATCCTGGCATTTTGGTTGCTGCAGAATAATTTCACTATCTGCTTGTCATTTTGCCCAGTCATCCATTCTGTCTCTCTTACGTGTGAATTGGCACCATTCCAGCGCTTGCCCTTTTGCCACAGAGCCAAAGCTTGTCGCCCGCCTTCAGCGGTAAACCATGGGTTTCGACTCTTCAACTGGTCAACGAACCCAATTGACCTCTATTTTACTGACCTCGATATTTGCAAGATTGTTCAGCACGAAAAATTGACCCACGGGTAA